A stretch of Christensenellaceae bacterium DNA encodes these proteins:
- a CDS encoding putative tRNA (cytidine(34)-2'-O)-methyltransferase yields MAIQVVLLEPEIPQNTGNISRTCVVTGSALHIIGPMGFSLDEKHVKRAGLDYWKDLELYMYDSLDDFYKRNPQAECWYFSSKVARDFNEVSYGEDCYLMFGKETAGLPKALLDRNEEHAVRIPMRAGQRCLNLSNAVCVGVYEALRQNDYFCMK; encoded by the coding sequence ATGGCGATACAGGTAGTACTATTGGAGCCGGAAATACCGCAAAATACCGGAAATATTTCACGTACATGCGTGGTGACGGGCAGCGCGTTGCATATTATCGGACCGATGGGCTTTTCACTCGACGAAAAGCATGTAAAGCGCGCGGGGCTTGATTATTGGAAAGACCTTGAGCTGTATATGTACGATAGTCTCGATGATTTTTATAAGCGGAACCCGCAGGCGGAATGCTGGTATTTTTCGTCCAAGGTAGCCCGCGATTTCAACGAGGTATCCTATGGTGAAGATTGTTACTTGATGTTTGGCAAGGAAACGGCGGGGCTTCCCAAGGCCTTGCTCGACAGGAACGAGGAGCACGCGGTCCGTATTCCCATGCGGGCGGGACAGAGGTGTCTCAATCTTTCCAACGCAGTCTGCGTAGGAGTGTATGAAGCGCTGCGGCAGAATGATTATTTTTGTATGAAATAG
- the tpiA_2 gene encoding triosephosphate isomerase, which yields MRKPIIAGNWKMNKTPDEAAALIGELKPLVAQAQAEVVVCPPATDLAAAAAALAGSNIALGAQNMDYHDSGAYTGEVSADMLLGLGVKYVIIGHSERREYYAETDETVNLKVKKALEKGLKPIVCVGEKLEERESGVTAEVVRKQTKLALLGVAAGDVKKVVIAYEPIWAIGTGKTATSDDANNTIKEIRAAIKEVFGNVADEVRIQYGGSMNPKNVSELMAMSDIDGGLIGGASLKAEDFSKVVNY from the coding sequence ATGAGAAAACCAATTATTGCAGGGAACTGGAAAATGAACAAAACGCCTGACGAGGCAGCCGCTCTGATCGGCGAACTGAAGCCGTTGGTAGCGCAGGCGCAGGCGGAAGTAGTGGTTTGCCCGCCGGCGACGGACCTTGCGGCCGCTGCCGCGGCGCTTGCCGGAAGCAACATCGCTCTCGGCGCGCAGAACATGGATTATCATGATAGCGGCGCTTATACCGGCGAGGTATCTGCGGATATGCTTTTGGGCCTTGGCGTCAAATATGTCATTATCGGACATTCCGAACGCCGCGAATATTACGCGGAAACGGATGAGACGGTCAATCTGAAAGTCAAAAAAGCTTTGGAAAAAGGACTTAAGCCCATTGTATGCGTAGGCGAAAAACTGGAAGAACGCGAAAGCGGCGTGACGGCGGAAGTTGTCAGAAAACAGACGAAGCTGGCACTTTTGGGCGTAGCGGCAGGCGATGTAAAAAAGGTCGTTATCGCTTACGAACCGATTTGGGCGATCGGCACGGGCAAGACGGCTACCAGCGACGATGCAAATAATACGATCAAAGAAATCCGCGCCGCTATAAAAGAAGTGTTTGGAAACGTTGCCGATGAGGTAAGAATACAGTATGGCGGAAGTATGAACCCGAAGAACGTATCTGAACTGATGGCGATGAGCGACATCGACGGCGGTCTTATCGGCGGAGCTTCGCTGAAAGCTGAGGACTTCTCAAAGGTTGTAAATTACTAA
- a CDS encoding aminotransferase: MRNFIAKTVEEMPPSGIRKFFDIASEMKDIISLSVGEPDFVTPWNVREAAISSIERGYTHYTSNHGNPALRKLIARYLDERYDAKYDWKTQTMVTVGASEALDLAFRAVIEQGDEILVPAPSYVSYMPGVTFAGGTAVPIETRECDAFIVTPQALEDAITKRTKAIILPYPNNPTGAIMTKEQLRAIADIIEKHDLFVISDEIYSELTYGQRHCSIASFPNMYPRTVVINGFSKAFAMTGFRLGYAAGPEDMIAAMVKIHQYFMLCAPTASQHAGEEALRHELDTDFVQVSKMVADYNRRRTFVYNSFKKMGLSCFEPKGAFYVFPNISGMGMTSEEFCHKLISEKHVACVPGTAFGAAGEGFMRCSYASSMDNLKEALKRIAEFVKECRK, from the coding sequence GTGAGAAATTTTATAGCGAAAACAGTAGAAGAAATGCCGCCGTCCGGCATCCGGAAATTTTTCGATATTGCGAGCGAGATGAAAGATATTATTTCGCTTTCGGTCGGCGAGCCTGATTTTGTAACGCCGTGGAACGTGCGGGAAGCGGCGATTTCATCCATAGAACGCGGATATACGCACTATACGTCCAACCACGGCAATCCAGCGCTCAGGAAGCTGATTGCGCGTTATCTGGATGAGCGTTACGACGCAAAATATGACTGGAAAACACAGACGATGGTTACGGTGGGCGCGAGCGAGGCCCTTGACCTTGCTTTCCGCGCGGTTATCGAGCAGGGAGACGAGATATTGGTTCCGGCGCCTTCGTATGTATCCTATATGCCGGGAGTTACCTTTGCGGGCGGCACGGCAGTGCCTATCGAAACCAGGGAGTGCGACGCGTTTATCGTAACGCCGCAGGCGCTCGAAGACGCGATCACAAAACGGACAAAGGCAATTATACTGCCATATCCGAATAACCCGACGGGCGCGATCATGACCAAAGAGCAGCTTAGGGCCATTGCGGATATTATTGAGAAGCACGATTTGTTTGTGATTTCGGATGAAATCTATTCAGAGCTTACCTACGGTCAGAGGCACTGCTCCATTGCATCTTTTCCCAATATGTATCCGCGCACGGTCGTAATCAACGGCTTTTCCAAAGCGTTTGCCATGACGGGGTTCCGCCTAGGGTATGCGGCGGGGCCGGAGGACATGATTGCGGCGATGGTGAAAATCCATCAGTATTTTATGCTGTGCGCACCTACGGCGAGCCAGCACGCGGGAGAAGAGGCGCTGAGGCACGAGCTGGATACAGATTTTGTGCAGGTTTCCAAGATGGTAGCGGATTATAACCGCCGCCGGACGTTTGTATATAATTCCTTTAAGAAGATGGGGCTTTCATGTTTTGAACCCAAAGGAGCGTTTTATGTATTCCCAAACATTTCGGGTATGGGAATGACGTCCGAAGAGTTTTGCCATAAGCTGATCAGTGAAAAGCATGTGGCATGCGTACCGGGAACAGCTTTCGGCGCGGCGGGTGAAGGCTTTATGCGCTGCTCGTATGCGTCGTCGATGGATAATTTAAAAGAGGCTTTAAAAAGAATCGCGGAGTTTGTGAAAGAATGCAGAAAATAA
- a CDS encoding phosphoglycerate kinase, which yields MKKTIEDIDVAGKRVLVRVDFNVPLDDKGEITDETRIQAALPTIQYLIDKGAKVILMSHLGRPKGEVKPEFSLAPVAKRLAEILNTKVVFAKDCVGKEAKDAVDSIEDGQVVLLENLRFHKEETANDPAFAKELASLGDIFVNDAFGTAHRAHASTAGVAEYLPAVAGYLIGKELSFMGKALEDPARPFIAILGGAKVSDKIGVIENLLSKVDCLIIGGGMANTFVKAQGYEMGKSLVDDERLGLALELMEQANKKGIKIMLPSDFVVATELSPTAEAHVVPVDNIPAEMMALDIGPSTRIIFANEIKRAKTVIWNGPMGVAEIPAFAGGTRAIAEALAEASATTIIGGGDSAAAVKKLGFADKMSHISTGGGASLEFLEGKELPGVAALNDK from the coding sequence ATGAAAAAGACGATTGAAGATATTGATGTAGCCGGAAAGAGAGTGCTTGTCCGTGTAGATTTTAACGTACCGCTCGACGACAAGGGCGAAATCACGGACGAAACGCGTATTCAGGCCGCTCTCCCGACCATACAGTATTTGATCGATAAAGGGGCGAAAGTTATCCTTATGTCCCACCTCGGACGTCCAAAGGGTGAAGTGAAACCGGAATTCTCCTTAGCGCCGGTTGCAAAGCGTCTTGCCGAAATCCTCAACACCAAAGTCGTATTCGCGAAAGATTGCGTGGGCAAGGAAGCAAAGGACGCCGTGGACTCGATTGAGGACGGACAGGTAGTGTTGCTCGAAAACCTGCGCTTCCACAAGGAAGAAACGGCGAACGATCCGGCTTTTGCAAAAGAGCTGGCGAGCCTTGGCGATATTTTTGTTAACGACGCTTTCGGAACGGCGCACAGGGCGCACGCATCGACGGCGGGCGTGGCGGAATATCTTCCGGCAGTGGCCGGTTATCTGATTGGCAAAGAGCTTTCCTTTATGGGCAAGGCTTTGGAAGATCCGGCAAGGCCGTTTATCGCGATTTTGGGCGGCGCGAAAGTATCTGATAAAATCGGCGTGATCGAAAATCTGCTTTCCAAGGTGGATTGCCTGATTATCGGCGGCGGTATGGCGAATACATTCGTAAAGGCGCAAGGCTATGAAATGGGGAAATCCCTTGTGGACGATGAAAGATTGGGGCTGGCGCTCGAATTGATGGAACAGGCGAATAAAAAAGGAATCAAGATTATGCTTCCTTCCGATTTCGTAGTGGCGACCGAGTTGAGCCCGACGGCAGAGGCGCACGTGGTGCCGGTAGATAACATTCCGGCGGAGATGATGGCGCTGGATATTGGGCCTTCCACAAGGATTATCTTTGCAAACGAGATCAAGCGTGCAAAGACGGTGATTTGGAACGGACCGATGGGCGTAGCGGAAATACCGGCTTTTGCGGGCGGCACAAGGGCAATCGCGGAAGCGCTCGCCGAAGCATCCGCAACGACGATTATCGGCGGCGGAGACAGTGCGGCAGCCGTCAAAAAGCTTGGATTTGCCGATAAAATGTCGCACATTTCCACGGGCGGCGGAGCGTCCCTTGAATTCCTCGAGGGTAAGGAGCTGCCGGGCGTAGCCGCGCTTAATGACAAATAA
- a CDS encoding molecular chaperone DnaJ, which yields MNPYEVLGVTENATDEEIKAAYRKLVKKYHPDRFANDPPKQAAASEKLKQVNAAYDMITKIRQGDYKWSGTPEFAAVRAAIQRGAIGEAEAMLSRMSERPAEWHFLMGVVLLRRGWYDGAAEHFTRAYQMEPGNKEYENAMRAMSQTTGAYMDFGDVPEGGMQMNGKACVPCAICACAGFSLCCGRGMFCCI from the coding sequence ATGAACCCATACGAGGTGCTGGGCGTTACGGAAAACGCCACGGACGAGGAAATTAAGGCGGCATACCGGAAGCTGGTGAAAAAGTACCATCCGGACCGCTTTGCAAACGATCCGCCCAAACAGGCTGCGGCCAGCGAAAAACTAAAACAGGTCAACGCAGCTTACGACATGATTACCAAGATCAGGCAGGGTGATTATAAATGGAGCGGTACGCCGGAATTCGCGGCTGTGCGCGCGGCGATCCAGCGCGGCGCGATCGGCGAGGCGGAAGCCATGCTCAGCCGTATGAGCGAGCGACCGGCGGAATGGCATTTTTTGATGGGGGTCGTGCTGCTTAGGCGCGGATGGTATGACGGAGCGGCTGAGCATTTCACGCGCGCTTACCAGATGGAGCCGGGTAATAAGGAATACGAAAACGCGATGCGTGCGATGTCGCAGACCACGGGCGCGTATATGGACTTTGGAGACGTGCCGGAGGGCGGTATGCAGATGAACGGAAAAGCGTGCGTTCCATGCGCTATTTGCGCGTGCGCTGGCTTTAGCCTATGCTGCGGACGCGGCATGTTCTGCTGTATTTAG
- a CDS encoding sugar phosphate phosphatase, whose product MQKIKLLALDVDGTLVKDAHSQTAPVDADAVRRAQQAGVKVTLATGRLFNLTRRWLTMFDIKEPVISINGADIRSAERTYYLDDIPIGDVKEALDCFRDIPVCKYISADNMIYHTKGDVYPLLKARWDFGYMGDCPVYMAENEEEVFEAVKGIPIQKVLIWAREEEDIPKMHEAAKPLMDKLSVVRGDHANIEINSRHTSKGSGLKRLAEIYGFDISETMAIGDSGNDVDIIRTAGVGVAMGNAMKEAIEASDYVTADVRDGGVAQAIDKFIFGK is encoded by the coding sequence ATGCAGAAAATAAAATTGTTGGCACTGGATGTCGACGGGACATTGGTAAAAGACGCGCATTCGCAGACGGCGCCGGTGGACGCCGACGCGGTACGTCGGGCGCAGCAGGCGGGCGTTAAAGTGACGCTCGCGACAGGCAGGCTTTTTAACCTTACACGGCGCTGGCTTACTATGTTCGATATTAAAGAACCGGTGATCTCCATCAACGGCGCGGACATCCGTTCTGCGGAGCGTACATATTATCTGGACGATATTCCGATTGGGGACGTTAAGGAAGCTCTTGATTGCTTTCGGGATATACCGGTATGTAAATATATTTCGGCGGACAACATGATTTACCATACCAAAGGCGACGTTTATCCGCTTCTCAAGGCACGTTGGGATTTTGGTTATATGGGGGACTGTCCGGTTTATATGGCGGAGAATGAAGAAGAAGTGTTTGAGGCGGTGAAAGGGATCCCGATCCAGAAAGTGCTGATCTGGGCACGCGAAGAGGAAGATATTCCCAAAATGCACGAGGCGGCCAAGCCGTTGATGGATAAGCTGTCCGTCGTACGGGGGGACCACGCCAATATCGAAATCAACAGCCGCCATACGTCCAAAGGAAGCGGACTGAAGCGTCTTGCCGAAATATATGGATTCGACATTTCGGAAACAATGGCGATCGGCGACAGTGGCAATGATGTGGATATTATCAGGACTGCCGGTGTGGGCGTGGCGATGGGCAACGCCATGAAAGAAGCGATTGAAGCGTCGGATTATGTAACGGCAGACGTCCGTGACGGCGGCGTGGCGCAGGCAATTGATAAGTTTATTTTCGGAAAGTGA
- the thrC gene encoding threonine synthase yields MQVLSTRGKKDKIPATMAVLKGIAADGGLFVPEEFPQIDIDEMKEYAAHEYDILAAKVLGLFFDVSEDMLATLTQQAYSPFDDTRVVPLKQLSDLEYVMELSHGPTLAFKDMALQVLPRLIRIGLDIHHQQENVLILTATSGDTGKAALEGFKDVPRTAILVFYPAEGVATMQKLQMVTQEGGNVSVCGVQGNFDDAQTGVKALFANEDLKKILKEAGYTFSSANSINIGRLIPQVAYYIYAYAKLLADEKIEKGQKVNFVVPTGNFGNILAAYYAKRMGLPIGKLVCASNRNNVLTDFFHQGRYDANRTFFKTMSPSMDILISSNLERLLYEITDRDEAVCTSWMESLKNNGSYEIPQQARQQLSELFYADFCDEAQTSATIKNTFDKYGYLIDTHTAVAQCVYEKYVQATGDGTVSVVVSTANPYKFTQDVLRSVSGETVEDAFEAARKLAQVTGTQIPPQISELREKPVLHDMCVQKDDLISAVKTFLGRMGD; encoded by the coding sequence ATGCAGGTTTTGAGTACGCGCGGAAAGAAAGATAAGATTCCCGCGACAATGGCTGTACTAAAAGGGATTGCCGCCGATGGCGGTTTGTTTGTGCCTGAGGAGTTCCCCCAAATCGATATTGACGAGATGAAAGAATACGCGGCGCATGAATATGATATTTTGGCGGCAAAGGTTTTGGGGCTGTTTTTTGATGTGAGCGAGGACATGCTCGCTACGCTGACGCAGCAGGCATATTCGCCGTTTGACGATACGCGGGTCGTTCCCTTAAAGCAGCTCTCGGATTTAGAATATGTCATGGAGCTTTCCCATGGGCCCACGCTTGCATTTAAGGACATGGCGCTGCAGGTGCTTCCGCGCCTTATCCGCATAGGATTGGATATTCACCATCAGCAGGAGAACGTGCTTATTTTAACGGCGACGTCCGGCGATACGGGCAAGGCGGCGCTCGAAGGCTTTAAGGACGTGCCGCGTACGGCGATCCTGGTCTTTTATCCGGCGGAGGGCGTGGCGACGATGCAGAAGCTGCAGATGGTGACGCAGGAAGGCGGAAATGTAAGCGTTTGCGGTGTGCAGGGAAACTTCGACGATGCGCAGACGGGCGTAAAAGCGTTGTTTGCCAATGAAGATTTAAAGAAGATACTGAAAGAAGCGGGATATACGTTCTCGTCCGCGAACTCCATCAATATCGGCCGGTTGATTCCGCAGGTGGCGTACTATATTTACGCGTATGCAAAGCTGCTGGCCGATGAGAAGATAGAAAAAGGACAGAAAGTCAACTTTGTCGTGCCTACGGGGAATTTTGGAAATATCCTCGCGGCCTACTATGCAAAGCGCATGGGACTGCCGATTGGCAAGCTGGTTTGCGCATCTAACCGTAACAACGTGCTCACGGACTTTTTCCATCAGGGAAGATACGACGCGAACCGGACGTTTTTCAAGACGATGTCGCCCTCCATGGATATTTTGATTTCCAGTAATTTAGAACGGCTGTTATACGAAATCACGGACCGCGACGAGGCGGTTTGCACAAGCTGGATGGAGTCGCTGAAAAACAATGGATCATACGAGATACCGCAGCAGGCAAGGCAGCAATTAAGCGAACTGTTCTACGCGGATTTTTGCGACGAAGCGCAGACAAGCGCGACGATCAAAAACACCTTTGACAAATACGGTTACCTGATCGACACGCATACGGCGGTCGCGCAATGCGTATACGAAAAATATGTTCAGGCGACTGGCGATGGTACGGTAAGCGTGGTGGTCTCCACGGCCAATCCTTATAAGTTTACGCAGGACGTGCTGCGCAGCGTTTCAGGGGAAACGGTCGAGGATGCGTTTGAAGCGGCGAGAAAGCTTGCACAGGTAACGGGAACGCAAATCCCGCCGCAGATCAGCGAACTTCGCGAAAAGCCGGTGCTGCACGATATGTGCGTTCAGAAAGACGACCTTATTTCGGCGGTCAAAACGTTCCTTGGCCGTATGGGGGATTAA
- a CDS encoding Na/Pi cotransporter, with amino-acid sequence MLVGGLGLFLYGMKLMSDGLEAAAGDKLRTGLELMTKNRFSALGLGAGVTAVIQSSSATTVMVVGFVNAGLMSLIQAINVGIGANIGTTITAQIVALKVTEFAPIVLFAGVLMMLFIKKRSIRRIGEIIGGLGILLFGMEIMSSAVAPLRDYQPFVDLLASFQQPWLGLLAGLAVTAIIQSSSATMGIIQAFAMQGVMGLDSAVYVILGLNIGTCVTAIIASLSGTKTAKRTAIALLFFNVFGSLIFMLAMHFLPIVDWVKSWTPDEPVRQLANFHTFFNVINAFIFIGCPQLLAKAACFFVRGEDKKLEGRKLKYIDKNADSQPVAVGQAILEVARMARIAGENFNLALRSFLDGDEKMIDEVMENEKVVNYLNQEITDALANISQTGLSEVDSRTVTGMLHAIMDIERISDIAENVADLAAIRLEKKTKLSKKGVGEIEFMGKKLAEAFSMMRDVMREGNMEYAKRVMEIEDEIDKYEEKIKKHHIKRLKKGECTASASTLFTDLITMCERVADHTANIAALALRGDLQ; translated from the coding sequence ATGCTGGTCGGCGGCCTCGGTCTTTTCCTGTACGGCATGAAGCTGATGTCGGACGGCCTTGAAGCTGCGGCGGGCGACAAACTGAGGACGGGCCTTGAACTGATGACCAAAAACCGTTTCAGTGCACTGGGCCTAGGCGCGGGCGTTACGGCCGTGATCCAGAGTTCGTCGGCAACGACGGTTATGGTCGTCGGGTTTGTAAACGCGGGGCTGATGTCGCTGATCCAGGCGATCAACGTGGGCATCGGCGCCAATATCGGTACGACGATCACGGCACAGATCGTGGCCCTTAAGGTAACGGAGTTTGCGCCGATCGTATTATTTGCCGGCGTGCTGATGATGCTTTTTATAAAAAAACGCTCAATACGGCGTATCGGCGAGATCATCGGAGGTCTGGGCATCCTGCTTTTCGGTATGGAGATCATGTCAAGCGCGGTCGCGCCGCTGCGGGATTATCAGCCTTTTGTAGACCTGCTAGCATCTTTTCAGCAGCCATGGCTGGGACTTTTAGCGGGACTTGCGGTTACGGCGATTATCCAGAGCTCGTCCGCCACTATGGGCATCATCCAGGCGTTTGCCATGCAGGGCGTGATGGGGCTGGACTCCGCGGTTTATGTGATTTTAGGCCTTAACATCGGCACATGCGTTACGGCGATCATCGCCAGCCTTTCGGGAACAAAAACGGCAAAACGCACGGCCATCGCGCTTTTGTTTTTCAATGTATTCGGTTCGCTGATTTTTATGCTGGCCATGCACTTCCTGCCTATCGTAGACTGGGTCAAATCCTGGACGCCGGATGAACCGGTTCGCCAGTTGGCGAATTTTCATACTTTCTTTAATGTAATCAATGCATTTATCTTTATTGGATGTCCGCAGCTTCTGGCGAAAGCGGCGTGCTTTTTTGTACGCGGCGAAGATAAAAAACTGGAGGGACGGAAGCTCAAATATATTGATAAGAATGCGGACAGTCAGCCGGTTGCCGTGGGGCAGGCGATCCTAGAGGTAGCGCGTATGGCGCGTATCGCCGGTGAGAACTTTAACCTGGCGCTCAGAAGTTTTCTTGACGGAGACGAGAAGATGATCGACGAAGTCATGGAAAACGAAAAGGTCGTCAATTATTTAAACCAGGAGATTACGGACGCGCTGGCGAATATCAGCCAGACAGGCCTTTCGGAAGTCGATTCGCGTACGGTAACGGGTATGCTGCACGCGATCATGGATATTGAGCGCATTTCGGATATTGCGGAAAATGTCGCGGACCTCGCCGCGATCCGTCTGGAAAAAAAGACGAAGCTTTCCAAGAAAGGTGTAGGAGAGATCGAATTTATGGGTAAAAAGCTGGCGGAAGCGTTTTCAATGATGCGCGACGTTATGCGCGAGGGCAACATGGAATATGCAAAGCGTGTGATGGAAATCGAGGATGAAATCGATAAATATGAGGAGAAAATCAAGAAACATCATATCAAGCGGCTCAAGAAAGGCGAATGCACCGCGAGCGCGAGTACCTTGTTCACGGATTTGATAACCATGTGCGAAAGAGTGGCGGACCACACGGCTAATATTGCGGCCCTCGCATTGCGCGGAGACCTGCAATAA
- the gpmI gene encoding 2,3-bisphosphoglycerate-independent phosphoglycerate mutase: MSFTALIIMDGFGLTACNAGNAICAEGTPNLNKLMSEYPHTQLGASGMSVGLPDGQMGNSEVGHLNIGAGRIVYQELTRITKSIADGDFFSKKEFLDAVENVKKHGGALHLIGLISNGGVHSHQEHLYALLKLAKENGIGDKTFIHCLMDGRDVPPDSGKGFIGQLEAKIKEIGAGKIATVMGRYYAMDRDNRWDRVKLAYDAIVKGEGLDAPSAEKAMQDSYDKKEYDEFVKPTVITENGEPAAKLKKDDSVIFFNFRPDRAREITRSIIDEDFTGFDREYFPTYYVSMTQYDKTFKNIHVAYKPQLLENTLGEYLAKNNKKQFRIAETEKYAHVTFFFNGGVEQPNEGEDRFLIPSPKVATYDLQPEMSAPEVCKKAVELIESQQYDVMILNFANCDMVGHTGIFDAAVRAVRAVDECVGKVVDAILSVGGDVLITADHGNAEIMIDPQTGGPFTAHSTNPVPCILVSKAHRLDTLRAGGILADLAPTMLDLMGLDQPAEMEGKSLIEK, encoded by the coding sequence ATGAGTTTTACGGCACTGATTATTATGGACGGGTTTGGCCTTACTGCCTGCAATGCGGGCAATGCGATTTGCGCGGAGGGCACGCCGAACTTAAATAAGCTGATGAGCGAATATCCGCATACACAGCTTGGCGCGAGCGGGATGTCGGTAGGACTGCCGGATGGCCAGATGGGCAATTCGGAAGTGGGGCATCTTAATATTGGCGCGGGCAGGATCGTTTATCAGGAACTGACGCGTATCACAAAATCCATTGCCGACGGCGATTTCTTCAGTAAAAAGGAATTTCTGGACGCGGTAGAAAACGTGAAGAAGCACGGCGGCGCCCTGCACCTGATCGGCCTTATTTCCAACGGCGGCGTGCACAGCCACCAGGAGCACCTGTACGCTCTTCTGAAACTGGCAAAAGAGAATGGCATTGGGGACAAGACTTTTATCCATTGCCTGATGGACGGGCGCGATGTGCCGCCGGATAGCGGCAAGGGCTTTATCGGGCAACTGGAAGCGAAGATCAAGGAGATCGGCGCAGGTAAAATTGCGACGGTGATGGGCCGTTACTACGCAATGGACCGTGATAACCGGTGGGACCGCGTAAAGCTTGCTTACGACGCGATCGTAAAAGGAGAGGGGCTTGATGCGCCCTCTGCGGAAAAGGCGATGCAGGATTCCTATGACAAAAAGGAATACGACGAGTTCGTAAAGCCCACGGTGATCACGGAAAACGGTGAGCCGGCGGCAAAGCTCAAGAAAGACGATTCTGTCATCTTCTTCAATTTCCGTCCGGACCGCGCGCGCGAAATCACACGCAGCATTATCGACGAGGATTTTACCGGCTTTGACCGCGAGTATTTTCCGACATATTATGTGTCCATGACGCAATACGATAAAACGTTCAAGAATATTCATGTGGCGTATAAGCCGCAGCTTCTTGAGAATACGCTGGGAGAATATCTCGCGAAAAACAATAAAAAACAGTTCCGTATTGCGGAAACGGAAAAATATGCGCACGTCACTTTCTTCTTCAACGGCGGCGTAGAGCAGCCAAACGAGGGCGAGGACCGGTTTTTGATTCCGTCGCCCAAGGTGGCGACTTATGATCTGCAGCCGGAGATGAGCGCGCCCGAGGTATGTAAAAAGGCAGTTGAGCTTATTGAATCGCAGCAATACGATGTGATGATTCTCAACTTTGCAAATTGCGACATGGTAGGGCATACGGGTATTTTCGACGCGGCGGTCAGGGCTGTAAGAGCGGTCGACGAATGCGTGGGCAAGGTTGTGGATGCGATTCTTTCAGTCGGCGGCGACGTACTGATTACGGCGGACCACGGAAATGCTGAAATCATGATCGATCCGCAGACGGGCGGCCCGTTTACGGCGCACAGCACAAATCCGGTGCCATGCATTTTGGTAAGCAAGGCGCACCGCTTAGATACGCTGCGCGCAGGCGGTATTCTGGCGGATCTGGCGCCAACAATGCTCGATTTGATGGGGCTTGACCAGCCTGCTGAAATGGAAGGGAAAAGCCTGATTGAAAAGTAA
- the trpS gene encoding tryptophan--tRNA ligase, with protein sequence MEQGMEKKTIFSGIQPSGSLTLGNYLGAVRNWAALQDEYHCYYCVVDMHAITVRQDPAMLRKRTLDVMSILIAAGIDPQKNILYMQSHVPEHAELAWILNCFTYMGELSRMTQFKEKSAKAGDNINAGLFTYPALMAADILLYQADLVPVGVDQKQHLELTRDLAIRLNNLYGDVFTVPEPYIPKAGAKIMSLQEPEKKMSKSDENENAFIALLDPPEVITRKLKRAVTDSDGQIRFADEKPGVSNLLSIYSAITGKTIAQVEEEFSGQGYGVLKQRVADAVIAELQPLQKRYEQIRKDKAYLEQVMTQNAQKASQTARKTLYKVQKKIGFAPRKL encoded by the coding sequence ATGGAACAGGGTATGGAAAAAAAGACGATATTCAGCGGCATACAGCCTTCGGGCAGCCTGACGCTGGGAAACTATCTGGGCGCTGTCAGGAATTGGGCAGCGCTGCAGGATGAATACCATTGCTATTATTGTGTGGTGGACATGCATGCGATCACGGTCCGGCAGGATCCGGCAATGCTCAGAAAGCGTACGCTGGACGTGATGTCCATTCTGATCGCGGCAGGCATCGATCCCCAAAAAAATATTCTGTATATGCAGTCTCACGTTCCGGAGCATGCGGAGCTGGCATGGATACTCAATTGTTTTACCTATATGGGAGAGCTTTCGCGCATGACGCAGTTTAAGGAGAAAAGCGCGAAAGCGGGCGACAACATCAATGCGGGCCTCTTTACCTATCCGGCCCTGATGGCTGCGGATATTTTGCTTTACCAGGCGGACCTCGTGCCTGTGGGTGTGGACCAGAAGCAGCATTTGGAGCTGACCCGTGATTTGGCGATACGGCTTAACAATCTTTACGGCGATGTGTTTACCGTTCCGGAGCCTTATATTCCCAAGGCGGGCGCCAAAATTATGAGTCTGCAGGAACCGGAAAAGAAGATGTCCAAATCGGACGAAAACGAAAACGCGTTTATCGCCCTTTTGGATCCTCCGGAGGTCATCACACGCAAATTAAAGCGTGCGGTTACGGACAGCGACGGACAGATTCGCTTTGCGGATGAAAAGCCGGGCGTTTCTAATCTCCTGTCCATTTATTCCGCGATTACAGGAAAAACGATCGCGCAGGTGGAAGAAGAATTTTCCGGCCAGGGGTACGGCGTGCTGAAGCAGCGCGTGGCGGACGCGGTCATCGCGGAGCTGCAGCCGTTGCAAAAGCGGTATGAGCAAATCCGTAAGGATAAGGCGTATCTTGAGCAGGTAATGACGCAGAATGCGCAAAAAGCGTCGCAAACGGCGCGGAAAACGCTTTATAAGGTGCAGAAAAAGATCGGGTTTGCGCCGCGCAAGCTGTAA